TCAATTTTTGTGTGTTGAAATGTATCGTATAATTagtaaaatttcaatttttgtgAGTTCAATTAATTTGTCGATGTAGTAATTTTCTGAATTGTTCTATGCTTCTTTAATTTTCTGAATTGTTCAATACCTGTGTTTCTGAATTAATTTGTCGTAAAACATAATTACAAAAGCAGAAGAGTGCAGTAACAGTTCAGTTATCATCCCTCAGAGAAATCCATTGCATTCTCAGGTTGATGCATTATTTTCGGAATTGAATTTCGTGGTTCATTATTTAGATGAATTGTACTGGTATGAATGATTAGATAACCTGCTAGTTGACTTATTACATGTTAACTGATGCATTAAGACATTTTGTGAAGCAATTTTGTGAGCATCAAATTTTACTTGCTGGCTAGGGAATTATACAAATATGCCGCTTTTCACATGTTTTATTACCCTTGGGAAAGGTGGAAGAGGGTAGGAAAAATGACGACTGTTTCATTAATCTGACATGGATATGAGAGTTATGCAACATATATGGAGTCACACTCATGCTTGTAGTCATGTAGGTGGATAATGTTCTAGGTTGGATAATGTTCTAGGTTGGCAGTCTCGAGACTCATATTTTGAGCATTTGGGCTGGCCTTTAGGGTGTATAACAAATAATGTACATAAATCAGAATGCATTGAGCTGATGCTTGATGTACTGTACTCTTCTGTTTACATGTTATAAACTCACTATAATTTTTCAGATTTGCGGGTATTGAGTAATATGGCGGGTAATAATGAACGGGAATCACTTAAACGTGtcagaataaaagaagaaaatgaTGATATGGAGCTTTTCACGCTAGTTGTGGGTTGTGTTGTCGTTATAGTAGGGGCGTTGAATTACAAAAGGTATAAGGTTAGGGATTTGGCTTGGAACGAACACGAACGTTCACAAAAAAGAGCAATGTGGTTAGACACATTAAGAAACAATAGAAAATGTCAAGAACAATTGCGTTTCGATAGGCGTTGTTTTGAGAAATTATGTAGGATTCTGAGATCAAAGGGTGGGTTAGTTACCTCTAGAAACGTGACTAATGAAGAAGTTGTCGCATTTTTTCTCCACACCCTTGCTCACAATTTGAAAAATCGAACTATTCAAGCTCTTTTTGCACAATCAGGAGAAATCGTGAGTCGCCAATTTCACACGGTGCTCCGAGCTGTTGTAAAAATAGGAAAATACTACGTGAAGGAAGTTGATACTACCACTAGTTTTTTCAATGATCCAAAATTTAAATGGTTTGAGGGTGTGGTTGGCGCCCTTGACGACACTCATATAGATATGACTGTCCCTTTAAAGGATCGAGGTAGGTATCGAGATAGAAATGGTCACATTAGCACAAATGTTTTAGCAGCTTGTGATCCAGATCTCTGTTTTACATATGTTCTACCTGGGTGGGAAGGGTCCGCTTCTGATCAACGTGTCCTCCGCGACGCTCTTCAAAGGCATGCTTATAATCTTAAAGTACCAAAGGATAAGTATTTTCTTGTGGACTTAGGGTATACCAATAGTGAAGGTTTCTTAGCTCCATATAAAGGTACAAGATACCACTTAAATTTATGGCGAGGGAACACCCCAACAAATTCCAAAGAGCTTTTTAACTTGCGCCATTCGTCAGCTCGTAACACAATTGAACGAGCATTTGGTTGCATGAAAAAGCGTTGGGCTATTATGAGGACCAATAGCTTTTATGGTAAAAAAACCCAAGTCAGAATCATAAATGCTTGTGTCATTCTACACAACTTCTTAAGATTTGAAAAAATGGATGAAACGGCTCTAATGAATGAGGTAGAACAAGATTTACAAAATGCAGTGGTACAAGAAGAGGATGGCGGAGAAGATTATGTAGTGAGTGTTAGACAAACAGAAGAGTGGAATAAGTTTAGAGACGATCTTGCAGCAAAAATGTGGAACGATTATTGAGCTAGGAGGGGTATCTGACTATCCTCTAGCTCCTTAAAAAAGAGGAAAATGATGGTGGTAAGTAGTCATTAAAAACTCTTCATTTATGCTCTCTAGCTCCTTAAATTTATGCTCTCTATTTTCTTTTCTAAACAATGATTCGACTAATGGTATCTAGATAGTCTAGTACTGAAAAAATAAAATTGGCAAGGCTTTACTGAAAAAACCTGGTGATAATGAATGTACTGTACTTGATATATTGATAGAATGGGGCATGTACTTACTATCCATCTGGTGCACTGCCTCTCTAGCTCCTTAGAGTATAGTACCAGGTGATATATAATTTAGATGGAAATATTCCTAAAGGGTTTAGTAGTTTGGTTAGTCTGAAGTATCTGAATTTAAGTTCTGTTTGCATTACTAATACTACTCTGAGATTGGTAACTGTTCTGGATTGCAAGTGCTTGAGCTTGCATCCAGCAGTTTGGTGGGTAAAATGGTTTATCAACTTTTGCTTTTAGTTGAAGTTGTAATGTCGTATCCCAATTTTTTTTGCTGCAATGTTAATGGTTTAATTTGCACTTATCAGTATTTGTTTAAATCgctttgtttaatattgtagatTCTGACCTATCTTTTTATAGGTGATGGCTGAAAAAAGAAAGCAAGTTTTGGTTCCTACACAACCCAAGAAGAGAGGATATATTTCTTGGAATAGCCAAATGGATGCTCTTTTAATCTCGGTGTTGTATAATCAAGTAAGTCAAGGAAACAAGGGAGATGGGGATTGGAAGCCTCAAGCCTACCAAGCGGTGGTAGATGAGGTAAGAAGCAAGCTAAATGTATCCGTTACTACCGAAAATGTGAGGAATCGTGTCAAG
This sequence is a window from Silene latifolia isolate original U9 population chromosome 8, ASM4854445v1, whole genome shotgun sequence. Protein-coding genes within it:
- the LOC141594175 gene encoding uncharacterized protein LOC141594175, which gives rise to MAGNNERESLKRVRIKEENDDMELFTLVVGCVVVIVGALNYKRYKVRDLAWNEHERSQKRAMWLDTLRNNRKCQEQLRFDRRCFEKLCRILRSKGGLVTSRNVTNEEVVAFFLHTLAHNLKNRTIQALFAQSGEIVSRQFHTVLRAVVKIGKYYVKEVDTTTSFFNDPKFKWFEGVVGALDDTHIDMTVPLKDRGRYRDRNGHISTNVLAACDPDLCFTYVLPGWEGSASDQRVLRDALQRHAYNLKVPKDKYFLVDLGYTNSEGFLAPYKGTRYHLNLWRGNTPTNSKELFNLRHSSARNTIERAFGCMKKRWAIMRTNSFYGKKTQVRIINACVILHNFLRFEKMDETALMNEVEQDLQNAVVQEEDGGEDYVVSVRQTEEWNKFRDDLAAKMWNDY